One Antedon mediterranea chromosome 1, ecAntMedi1.1, whole genome shotgun sequence genomic window, CTGTAAGATATAGACAGTGTACATACAGACTGTAATTTGGGTAATTTGAGAGCTGTTTAATGCAAGGGGTCTTTCAAGGCCGTAGCGAGAAGTTAAAAACAGACAATGCGAAGAAGCTTTAAATGTAATCATTAAGATAAAATATGACGATCTGTGCTGGGAAATTGGGGTGGTAGTGACAATTGAACATTTCAGACGAGGCGCTCGCCTCATGCTTGTTACGGCCTTGTTTTCAAATGTTGagcttttattttttgtactaTAGGCCCACTGCCATCTGTACATTGTCAACAACTTCTATGAGTATGTTATGGAGTCTGATACTCCTCCTTCTGTCAAGGACGTTACGCTTACGTTGTTCCATTTGTACGCCCTTCATGGAATTAGCTCAAAGAAAGGAGATTTCTTGCATGTAAGTATCAAGTTTCCTATAAACCAGACACTCTTTTATTGTATGTAttcttattctttttttttattgccaatcataaaacaacaaacaaactacAAAGTAAGTTGCAGGAAACACAAAAGGGAAATAAATCCCTAAGACAAGAACCTGTGTAACCCTCTTACCGAGTATTACATCAAGATAAAATACagcatttcaataaatatatcacAAAATATCcacacaaaaaaaatatcaaaaaatcattcataaaaatacaaaagcaAAGGAGGATtcgttattcatatttttttttattgtaggaTGGATATTTCAATGGTAATCAGATAGACCTTGTCGAGAAACAGATTATTCAACTCATTGCCAAACTCCGACCAAACTGTTTGGCTCTTGTTGATGCTTTTGATTTTAGTGACACGATCCTTGACTCTGTTCTAGGTCGTTACGACGGCAACGTTTATGAGAATTTGTACAAGTGGGCAAAGTCTTGCCCTATGAACAAAAAAGAGGTAAGAAATTTACTGTAAACCAAATAAAGGCATACTGGAGTGGAGTTGTgacttggtggttatgatgtttggctaccaatctaagcaTTTAAGTCCtgtcatgtcaggattttttcaaattctaatgaaaaatggcaaattacaactccactcccaataAAGACTTGTAATacgactttgtttatgtagagcatcagcatcttgtgtatgtgaacaggattgccacccttagggatagtgaatgaattcgatTATgtttatccttggcaatttgcctaaatatgtaaacaaaacaaacttaGTTCATTTTCAACACATTTTTAGTTCAAtttttttggattttttttctaTAGGTTCCAGATGCTTATGGAAAGTATATTAAACCGTTCCTGATGGAAAACAGATCTAAACTGTAGGAGAAGCAGGAAACAGATATAATGCTTTGGAAATACATTGCTTTCTTTTCCTAGCAGCTGTTTATTTTATAACTGAAAAATAACTACTAGCCATGTGttaatactgaaataaataaaatgctaTATATTGTATAAGATAAATATTGTATCCTAAAAATGTCgggtaaaataaaataatgtttaaaagcaatttatgtatataaatcatagtaaattaaagaaaaaaaagcacAGAGATGAAATTCTAAAACTGCCTACAGATAATCCTGTACAATATTGAAAAAAGTACAATATATAATTTCTTAAATTGAGACTCAAACTCTGGTGCtaaataatttaacaatttttaaatgactttctaatgtaattaataaaaataatgtatatgtTGGGAGACAAGTCATCATTTAAAAATGCTATGCAACCTTTGATCTTTCTTTTTATAGGCATTTACTTTAACTTGTATTGGACAAATATTTTAGGATAAAGTGAAACATTCATTAAATATGTATGTACATCAATGAAATAAGTAGTAGAAAATCCAAATTTCACAATCTAAAGCATATTTTCTGctattttaaagttaatttttttgGGAAATTGTCAAGGATAATgacaaataattttttgtttgaactaatgaataatttgaaacaaatatactatggtaatactgtattataataagttTACTATTAAATCCAACAGCTGATAATGTTGTGTTTTGAATGTTTCaccaaaataataatgtacagctcaattggaataaaatatactaaataaatgaaaggaatatattaatgataatacaTTATGTATTTGATGGTTCATTTCGGATTTATATTTGTTTCAAGCATATCAAGGCTTCATTAAGTTTTCtatgaaatatttatcattaaataaaatgaaacaaaaatggCGACTTATTAGTAGgtaaataaatttcaaattttgtttaaatgtgccgtagggcccctcggaagagcagttttattttattactgagagggctaccctactgaaagaaaacgaaataaataaataaataaataaatagcctACTACTTTAGTACTACAGACTCTATATAGTACTTTACTGatgtttactgtatttatttgaattgaagGAATACTTTAGGCCTATCTAAATCTAAAATTTAGGCCTAAAGAATAACTTTCTTTCGAAGCACTACATACCTTGTATGTTGTACTTCACAGGTTTCTAATTTACTTAGCAAGACCGGCCATCGTCACACACCGGTGGCTGCTGCAGACAACCAGAAAGAGAGACACACGTGCTTGGTTTTGGAGCTAGCTAACTTACATACATACCTTATTCAGTTGATCTTATATTAAAAGTATACTACTTGGTTAATCCTGGCGTAATAATTACCAAGTACGTTGTCTTTGTATTAACAAAAGTAGTTTCCGAGTCACGAATCTGGAAATTTAAGTATGAACTTCTACACCAATCAGCAGTGCAACCGCCGAAGAAGACAGTGGTAGTTCATTGACGCATGCGCAATTCTCGACGGaaaggtaaaaataaaaaacatccTATAAAATCCTTGGTATAATTACAAGAAATATAAGCTGAGCTTGAcctatatgaaaaaaaaaaaaaacacgcaaaaaatgtttaaaagtgTTTAGCTTTATTTATCTCTTTATCCTTCTTTTCCACACGTCATACGTCATACACCGCATGCGCAGAGAGGTGTAGGAGGAGAAACTACTACACTAGGCCTGAAAATGGCGTACGACGGGGGTTCTTCTTGGGAATACGGAGGTGGTTCGAGGGGTGGAAGTGGGGGATCTGCTCCAAGGGTGAGAAATGACCATCCGACTAACAGTAGAATATTCATTGTTTGTGGTAAAAATCAAGACGAAGATTCTCTTAGAACTCACTTTGACAAGTATGGTTCAATTGAAGATGTCTACGTTGTCAAAGACAAGGTAACGAAGCAGAACAAAGGTGCGTAACGTAGTGTGTGGAAGGTAGATTGTAGCCTGGCTGGTCGTTTCGGCCTTTTTTTGgatgatttattaaattattcaatcaCAATGTTTAAGAATTGTTCGTACCTgaaatttgcataaattaattagtattttatttttatttatagtagCAGTGTAAACGACtcttatattttaaattattatttaggctatattaattttattgttcaatattgaataggcctaggcctagtaataataatgtagattAATCTGTAAAACtaattataattactgtaataataatataagaacAATTTAAATTACTCTTTTCTATAAATACAGGAGTTGCATATATCAAATATTCAAAGGCCTCTGAGGCATGTCTAGCACTGGAAGGCCTGGATGGAAGATCCATTGGTAACGATCCACGCCCATTGAAGGTTTGTTCATGGAGACATATGGTTGGATAATGTCGTTACAAAAATGCTATTCAACAGGCCAGTGgttatgttttgttttggtaGTAATAATCATTCATGTAGCCAAACTTTCTTTACCAAAGAAAAATATCCCTTGAATTCAATAAATAAAGACATATGGCCCAAAATATTTGCCAATCTAGCATTGATCGTATCGTGTCAGCCATTATCGACATTATCCAACCATATTGGCTGTTTGAATAACCACTTCCATAGAATAAACAGATATTATCAgatggttaataaatattttatttaaatgttaagaTATCTttagtaatatatatttttgttacaaatttctAATTGTTCCTATACAGGTTATGATAGCCAACTCACGATATTCAACAACGCATCGTGATATTGATGAAACGGAAGAATTGATGAGGCTTTTCATCATTGTGCCCAAAGCATACACAGAGGAGCAGATAGAAAAAAGTTTTGAAAGTAGGCCTAAGCTCTGTTTATTTACtatcaaaaaatgttttttatttcatatactaCAATAaaagtctgtctacactatcaaactagtttgacaaaaaaagtgtgacgtgcccaataacatggtagtgatatgacaccatataatgggcacatcacttttgtttgtcaaataaagtttgatagtgtagacagagcttaaggccaAGATTTGTTAGAGAAGCAATCTTTTTCATTCAATTTTCTTTGAACATCTTTAGGTTTTGGTGAAATAGACCGTGTCACATTGGTACGTGATCGGCATACAGGAGATCCTAAAGGATTTGCGTATGTAAAATTTCGGAAGGCATCAGGGGCAGCTCTTGCTATGGAGAACTGTGACAAAAGTGAGTTCTATTGTTGTTTTCTGTGAATAACATATCACATCTTCTTCTATGAATATGACTCCTATCTATCATACAATCACGTTTTTACCTTAATTGTTTTCTGTAAATAACATTATCACATCCTCTATGAATATGACTTTCATaactatatttattatcaatcatatttttatctttacattatacaatgtttttatttataggtTTCAAGCCAATATATGCACAACCTAAACATGCTAAGCAAGCACCATCACAGTCACCAAGAGACAGTTACAGTGGCTACAACAACCAAGCCCACTCTATGAGCTCTTTCTTTGATGGTGGTGGAAGACGAGGTTAGTGTAGATATTGTTAATATGGACTCAGTTTGCAGTTAATAATCCTGtaaaaattgcatttggagTGTTAACTGTTATGAAATGTCTGTGTTGATGGGCAGATCCAAAGGGGGGAGGGGAGGCCAGTCGGCCTGGGGCCCACTAAATTTTggaaattgtaatgcaaaagataggacatcataTTAATCTCAGCCCTTCATTTTCCCTTTTTATGACCTGGGCCCCGCTATTTCtgaatcctggatccgccactggtGTCGGTGGCTCAAACTACTTCATTGCACATGCAAGTCTTGCAGTTGTCCATTAACTgattttcgttttttttcttatacaGACTACTATGGAACCAGTATGTCGCCCCCTGCTGAGTCTTATAGTAACTCATCCACATCATCAAAACTACATGTGTGGGTTGATGGGTCTGTGTCACAGGACCAGCTTAGACGTCTTTTTGACTTAGTTCCTGGAATGGATTATTGTGATCTGAGACAAGAGAATATGGAAAGGGGAAGAAAAGGTTTGTACCTTAGAGATATGGTAGGCTTACTGACCAAGCCTTTTTGTCACATGATGCTCAGACGTAATGCTGCCGTAATTGGCTGCCGGTGTCACGATGTGACCCTTAGGGAAGAAGAATTTTGTTAAAAAGGTGTAACATCTAAGTCCGCAACACTCTGATTTTCATGAAATTTGCATTTGCCAATAATTTGTAGCTTGTGTAATTTAATGGTTGAATCTCGACCCTTTATAGGATTTGCACATGTACGATATGGAACATCTGCATCAGCTCTTTATGCAAAACAGAAACTGGATGGATTTGAATATCCACCTGGGTGCCCGATGACAGTAAGGCTCGAGGATGAACCAGCTAGAGGCTTTCAAAGGTTTGTACATTCATTCTTTCTGTATTGTTATCAATGATCATGCTAAATCAAGgctgattatttaaaaaatagttaaagAACATGTTTCGTCCATTGATGccaaatatgtaaataatgCTTACTTTTGACATGTTTTCTTAGCGTCTATGACTACCGGCATTCAGGTAATCTAAGTTCAGTCCCTGAGGGAATAGTGAGGCAAGGCTTTGGAGGCGAAGGCTCACCTACCTGCTCTGTCAGTCTACCACCAACGCAACCACTTTTGTCCAATGATAAGTAAGACAGATTCAGAAGTACAGTACTATGTTGGTACAGTAGTAGAAAGCACTGTACAGTATTAGTAAAATCTCTACATGAATATATATTATCTAAGATGGAAAAGCATAATAAAAAAGGCAAAGGAAATTGATATAATAGTatagtaaatataataaaattaattacttagCAGTAATATTAGtgtacatttttatagtttCAATATACGAGTACATGGCATATActctttgatttgttttttttagtgaGGTTGCTCAGCGTCTGTTTATAGTGTGTAACCCACGCGGTGTTCAAGATTACATATTGAAGGATACTTTCTGCCGATTTGGACACCTTATTGATTGTTATATGTTGCCAGGACGGAATTATGGTTACGCAAAATACGCAAGTAAGCTAAACAGTGTTTTACCTGTGAAATGGttacaaaaaattattttaaaagaagctaaacaaatttaaaacttaCAAGCACAAATATTCTGTTACTGTATTCTTTATCAGATCGTGATTCGGCTTTAGAAGCTATGAAAATATTGCATGGTCAAGAATTGTCCGGTCAAAGATTGAAGGTCATGGAAGCAGACCCAAATGAAGAGCAGCGAAAGCGACCACGTGTTAACTAAGGTAGGTTGAGTGAGGTAATCTAattctgtttatatttatattgtgtaaCTATAACTTAAATATGTAGATTTGTATCTTTATCGAAACCTAAGTTTATGTAGCATAAATAGGCTGTGAAAAGGAGAGTGACCAGTTAGGTAAGTCAATTATAGTTTGCACTAGACAGCATCAACATACTATATTACATTACAGCATAACCTTGAATATTTAAACCAATTAATTAGACTACCctaatgtaatattatttatattactattaatatacttatatatatatatatatatataaatccaaaggcaaattactgaaaaaaatgacaatgctgtgggtatcagtggctggatctcaatggagatacaaaaataaaaagcgaaaagctaaatcaaaacgataaagtaaacagccagaaaagttagcagagctttcgggcaacactagcccttcatcagtgcaagtgaaggaatttggataacgtcatagtataaagctggcaagtgctgcctgggtggacaggaataaaatatatatatatatatatagtattatattgccaagcaaaaaaaataattcccTATTGACATAATCATATTATCATCACTACCATGTACGTTTATTCTTCAATACTCATTTCACTACTGTCGTCATATTTGCTTTGGAACCGAACATTTATATAATCTTtacttttataaaattaaatacactGTCTGTGTCCTTTCTTGTACTACAGAATTTGACTGACAAAAAAAGACAGACATGACAAGAAGAACAAAAAAAGTCACGACTTTAAAAACGTCTGTACGACTAATTCAAGCGGAGCACTCGCGTCTCAAGTATATACGACTGATTGTTGCTGATTGAACTGATTCAGACGGTGTgccgagaaaaaaaaaatgattagcAAAAGAGTACGACTGACCAGACAAAATCAAGGACCTGAAGTATTTGACCCACCATTGTGTCTGACCGTCAAAGTCTGCTGGACTTTTGACAATGCTGTAACTGACTGCATTGGCCCCTCTGGTTCAGGACAAGCATCTGGAAACTTATGTCACTCCGATTGTGATTGACCAAGACCTTCGATTCTTACATATTGGAGTATGACGCATATGGGAATGTTTTTTCCCATGATTGACAGACCCTACATTCCAGGAGACCAACCTTATTACGGTGTTTCTGACTttctacatactgtatattcaaaatatattaatgtatACAGTAGTGCCAGAATGACGTAGGCTCTTCTCCAGACATACATTAGTACCAGTATGACATAGCCTCTTCTACAGACGCACAGTAGTGCCAGAATGACGTAGGCTCTTCTCCAGACATACATTAGTACCAGTATGACATAGCCTCTTCTACAGACGCACAGTAGTGCCAGAATGACGTAGGCTCTTCTCCAGACATACATTAGTACCAGTATGACAAAGCCTCTTCTACAGACGCACTATGACGTAGGCTCTTCTCCAGACATATATTAGTACAGTACGGTACCAGTATGACATACGCTCTAATCCAGACATACAGTAGTGCCAGAATGACTGGCTCTACTCCAGGATTGTTTTCACGAATACGAATTGAAGTACTGTAATGACTTGACTATATCCAGCATCAAGATGTTGGTACTGTCACAATTCGACGGCCCATGTTGACTTCTTGTGTAAAGTGAAAATGCGACTGACAACGACGCAATCTTCCAACTGACATAACCTAAGGATATGTACTAAATGTAAGGAAGAAATTATCTGgcacaatatttaaaaataattttaaaaattttatttgtaCGCACATGCTTTTAATTTTCTGCCTCATTTTTattgtgaataaaaataatgcACTGGCTAATGcctttcattaattttaattttctgttGTAACTTTTGTGAAATATGTATGGAATCATTAAATTTAAGAAACAAATGGAAGTGGTTTTGTGTATTTATTGAGTCATTTTTGTATTGCTGTACTGTAATATTACAGCCGTCTGCTTACACAAAGATcaactattataataattaaccaGTTAGCTTACACAAAGACCGTTGACAGATGCTGCAGTCCTAGAAAGCCCATcagccttcattagaaaagttcgTATTCATTTGGATTcgctgtaactgtattttgtctttacGTCTTTcatgtgtaaactgactttggggttgggtcaaccggctcagctacagtgattaagttcacttaggttgaccctggtctccccaatttcagttctttttgttttgtatatacttaaatagaccaaacaaataatgaaatgaaatgaagaTCAACTATTCTAATAATTAACCAGTTTTGGTTGCGAATCGAAATTAAGGAGTACAAAAAAGTAAATACCGATTGTATTCAGCAGAGCTTATCGATGTTCCATACTTATTTTGTTTTCCTATAAAAATGTTAGGTGGACTTGAAAAAATACATTGAtccaaattttttttataacaactTTTTTCCTGGTGGAACTTGTCTTAAAGCTCTTTGAGCTTATTTGAGTTTCTGCAGATACAAGGCATTAACTATTAATTTGATTCATATTTTGTCAACATACTTTGAATTTtgctttgtgtaaataaaatgaatgaatgaatgaaaaaatagctgtattgataattattaattcaagTAATTAATACCGATTGACTGAAAGTTGAGAACAAAGGAAGTGACTTGCATGACAATAGGCCATCTTTGACCTGCAGTTTATCGGCACACTTCAGACTTGAGCCAAAGGTCAGTATCCATCCGTACTTAGAATTTTAAACTGTGCAATGCAGTCCATCAGCCATGACAAGGGCACAGAGCACAGCTTAGCTGTGTTTACAAGCATTGCATCATGCAACGGGCTATTAATGATGTAGTAACAGCAATTTGGTTGTTGGCTATCCAAGCTGGAATGATAAGCTATGCGACGAGATGATTGTACTATATCGTCATCCATTTTGGGTTCACGAAGGAGAAGGGTTCCACCACCACACTTGACCAGTTCTCCCAGATCCTTTTTGGATGGTGCGGTAAAACTTCCATGGAAAAAGAAATGACAGCCATCAAACAGAGGTGGATACTGCAAAAGATAAATTTATTTGGAGAAATCAAATACAGTAACAATATTGGGGATTGAATGAACGCTCACACGAAGGTCACGTTCACATGAGATTCTCGGGCATGATTTTGTCAACTGATAGTTGTGTCGGAGAGCGAACCTCAAAATGCCACAAAACAAGCGCTCAAATTAGTAGTCCAGAAGACAACCCAAATATCATGTTCTATCTTGAAAGTCTTTGTATATTATAACAACCCACCGGTATATTGACATTAAGATGTTTctatattatacagtaggcctaataatgatTTGTTACCTGTGCTGCTGCATTTAGCCTTGCTCTCATTGGACCAGGACTTGATGGTGATGACATCGTACCAGCAACCTCATATAGGCCCTCATCCACTGCTTGTTTTTCATGCACACACCTCTCAATCCCTGAAATAGTAAatagtatattaaatattaaattttgaattgaatttatttatactgggtaacctttTCAGTTGAAGACTAGTCTCCCAGAGGGTCCAGATaagatcagtggctgtgtgtgtactagtacaccggggtaaccccctactcgtctcgaaagatgtactaggttctttaaagtgcacacgagctagttgtgtacactcgacctacagtttatagtccttattcgagaagacttgttctaccaccagaaccatttACATgaagcgagtgagcctcgaacccttgccaatgttatggctacgtaattacggttccagtgtcttaaccgctcggccactcactcactgtacaagtaacaaaacaaatttgataaaGATGACCAGTTATAGACTAGCCGACTCTCTTGTAGTTTAATAGCACCTCTATGGGTAGTAATAAAGCGTAAACAACTTTTACA contains:
- the LOC140056200 gene encoding RNA-binding protein 45-like — encoded protein: MAYDGGSSWEYGGGSRGGSGGSAPRVRNDHPTNSRIFIVCGKNQDEDSLRTHFDKYGSIEDVYVVKDKVTKQNKGVAYIKYSKASEACLALEGLDGRSIGNDPRPLKVMIANSRYSTTHRDIDETEELMRLFIIVPKAYTEEQIEKSFESFGEIDRVTLVRDRHTGDPKGFAYVKFRKASGAALAMENCDKSFKPIYAQPKHAKQAPSQSPRDSYSGYNNQAHSMSSFFDGGGRRDYYGTSMSPPAESYSNSSTSSKLHVWVDGSVSQDQLRRLFDLVPGMDYCDLRQENMERGRKGFAHVRYGTSASALYAKQKLDGFEYPPGCPMTVRLEDEPARGFQSVYDYRHSGNLSSVPEGIVRQGFGGEGSPTCSVSLPPTQPLLSNDNEVAQRLFIVCNPRGVQDYILKDTFCRFGHLIDCYMLPGRNYGYAKYANRDSALEAMKILHGQELSGQRLKVMEADPNEEQRKRPRVN